The genomic interval ATGTATATCACTCATGTAGAAGAGCGACAAGGATTGTATTTTTATCTTGGGGTGGATGATGCGGGTAATGAACTTCATATCAGCGAACTTAATTTGGATTGTTTTATCAAGTTAAATACTCCTGAGCAACGGTTGTTTAGTGGATTATTGGATAAATTAAGCACTTTCAAATTAAGAATAGATACTCTAAATCATGCATGCAGACTGCAACAATCTCAAGTCAGAGGCTTATTAGGTTCGCGAACCAGTCATCTGAAACATCAGGTTTATATCGCTCATGAAGTCGCGCAACGTTATGCTCCCCGCGTCTTACTTGCTGATGAAGTAGGCCTTGGGAAAACCATTGAAGCAGGCATGATATTGCATTACCAACTCTATACAGGACGTGCCAATCGAGTGTTAATCGTGGTGCCCCAAACATTGATTCATCAATGGCTGGTGGAAATGATCCGTCGTTTTAATTTGAATTTTTCAATCATTGATGCCAATCGTTATGAACAGATCTATGAACTAGACGACGAAGAGGGCATTCAAATCGGAACAACCCAAGAAAATCTTTTTGAAAATGAACAATTGATTTTATGCAGTTTGGATTTTCTGATGGATAATGAAAATGCACGTCAACAAGCTCTGGCAAGCAAATGGGACTTACTTGTTGTCGATGAAGCCCATCATTTACATTGGTCTGAAGAAGAAAAAAGTCCTGAGTATGAATGTATTGAGGAATTGTCTGCGCACAGTAAAGGCTTACTTTTGCTAACAGCAACTCCTGAGCAAGCAGGAATCGCCAGTCATTTTGCGCGATTACGATTGCTGGACTCCTCACGGTTTTATGATTTTTCTGCATTTAAAAACGAAGAAGAAGGCTATCAGGAAATCAATAAATTAGTACAAGCACTCATGGCTTATGGCGAGGAGGCATCTATTGATGATTTAAGCATAGAATTAAAATCACAACTTGAACTTTATTTAGGTGAAACAATAGAAACCAGCATTGATCAAGTAATTAGAGATTTGTTAGACAGACATGGTACGGGACGTGTTTTATTTCGCAATACTCGCGCAGCCATTCAAGGCTTTCCAGAACGACAAGTGCTTGCCTACCCCTTAGAGTGTCCTATCATTTATTCTTCGCTAGAAGAGCAAAAAGGCCAGAGGAAACTTTATCCTGAACAACTTGTGGAAAAAGAAATTTGGCTTGAAAACGATCCTCGGGTGGCATGGTTAACCGATAAAATTAAAGAACTTTATCCCAAGAAAGTTCTGATTATTTGTGCTAAAGCCAATACTGCTATTGCTTTGGATCAGCATTTAAAATTAAAAATGGGAATTCGCTGCACTTCTTTTCACGAAGGATTGTCTATTATTGAGCGTGATCGCGCCGCTGCATATTTTGCAGAACAAGAAAATGGAGCACAAGCGCTTGTTTGTTCTGAAATAGGAAGTGAGGGTCGGAATTTTCAATTCGCGCATCATCTTGTTTTGTTTGATTTACCGTTAAATCCTGATTTGGTGGAACAACGCATTGGGCGTCTGGATCGCATAGGACAGCGTCATACAATTATGATTCATGTTCCCTACCTTTTGAATTCAGTACAAGAGAAATTATTTCGTTGGTATCATGAAGGAATTAACTTATTTACCCAAAGTTGCTCTGTTGGTTTTTCTCTTTACGAAGAATTTGAAAATGAACTGTTGCCTATTCTAGATCGGGTAGCAACAAGCGAAGAAGAACTCAACACATTAATTACCAACACTAAAATGCGTGCGGAAGAAATCAATCAAGCATTACATGATGGGCGTGATCGTTTGCTGGAGCTCAATTCGTGTAATACCCTGCAAGCCCAAGAATTAATTTCTGCCATCGAAGCAGAAGAAAATTGTTTGGAATTGGAAAATTACATGGCTCAGGTATTTCAAGAGTATGGTATTGATCATGAATACCATTCAGAAAATACTGAAATCCTACGGCCTACAGATCATATGAAGACAAGCCATTTTCCAGGTTTAAAAGAGGACGGCGTTACGGTAACTTATTCACGCCCCAAAGCACTTATTCGTGAGGATGTTGAATTTCTCAGCTGGGAACATCCTATGGTCAGTGAGTGTATGGAA from Legionella sainthelensi carries:
- the rapA gene encoding RNA polymerase-associated protein RapA, translating into MTFTIGQRWISNTESKLGLGIIVDVSGRQVSLSFPAAGEERIYSTDNAPLSRIIYKEGEEVMTSNHQKMYITHVEERQGLYFYLGVDDAGNELHISELNLDCFIKLNTPEQRLFSGLLDKLSTFKLRIDTLNHACRLQQSQVRGLLGSRTSHLKHQVYIAHEVAQRYAPRVLLADEVGLGKTIEAGMILHYQLYTGRANRVLIVVPQTLIHQWLVEMIRRFNLNFSIIDANRYEQIYELDDEEGIQIGTTQENLFENEQLILCSLDFLMDNENARQQALASKWDLLVVDEAHHLHWSEEEKSPEYECIEELSAHSKGLLLLTATPEQAGIASHFARLRLLDSSRFYDFSAFKNEEEGYQEINKLVQALMAYGEEASIDDLSIELKSQLELYLGETIETSIDQVIRDLLDRHGTGRVLFRNTRAAIQGFPERQVLAYPLECPIIYSSLEEQKGQRKLYPEQLVEKEIWLENDPRVAWLTDKIKELYPKKVLIICAKANTAIALDQHLKLKMGIRCTSFHEGLSIIERDRAAAYFAEQENGAQALVCSEIGSEGRNFQFAHHLVLFDLPLNPDLVEQRIGRLDRIGQRHTIMIHVPYLLNSVQEKLFRWYHEGINLFTQSCSVGFSLYEEFENELLPILDRVATSEEELNTLITNTKMRAEEINQALHDGRDRLLELNSCNTLQAQELISAIEAEENCLELENYMAQVFQEYGIDHEYHSENTEILRPTDHMKTSHFPGLKEDGVTVTYSRPKALIREDVEFLSWEHPMVSECMEMTLESELGNATLATISIKSIKPGTLFLESFYTVNCAAPRSLQLDRFLSLEPIRVFMDASGKNLSKVLDYNQLNQLCEPVKRHLCYPIIQQVHQDLEEILTQSKKIAETQLQQILEQAVVQMKSCINHEINRLEALKKINPSIRDEEITYLKNQLVESEQLMHSATLKLQALRVVINKV